A single genomic interval of Eurosta solidaginis isolate ZX-2024a chromosome 3, ASM4086904v1, whole genome shotgun sequence harbors:
- the phyl gene encoding protein phyllopod isoform X2: MSFLPNVSQKRRTFTTSDDSQNEEASTSKRPGSQYEYPLNEEKYLCYSCNNWLINWHSLQALNSNDADSPSGTFRSHMNGMLYKEKSESQHQLRHFQFIKQTKLYNQRPIAKVCPLRIPTKTLTQTPASTKHSTPNVLRQRPSFSGHRTNILKFQRRCLSRPFHCGIFRMILRNLRLGQEFVTYKPWIGRFCIPSIKIIYQKFPRTLRTTEALKSKEGKNLYNSCKIKCSDDIHRKRQNGKESQRNLSKICISTICISNNHVRKFKNKVDTTDKNKQCLRCPLIDGKVVSMLRRLGTTLSHESLQEKQTTVSELFPRIMSPTKPQPRWIRKLDEDEIPLNFNNAISEVLPQCVRNQKQKNQYDAKCTTEFMATLHAKRKLAYHVSTINDNSQYILLPEGLSISKI, encoded by the coding sequence CCGCTCAATGAGGAAAAATACTTGTGTTATAGCTGCAATAACTGGCTAATCAACTGGCACTCGCTTCAAGCATTAAACAGTAACGACGCAGATAGCCCCTCCGGTACCTTTCGTTCTCACATGAATGGCATGCTGTATAAGGAGAAATCAGAAAGTCAACACCAACTAAGACACTTTCAATTTATCAAGCAAACAAAATTATATAATCAACGTCCCATAGCCAAAGTATGCCCATTGCGTATACCAACAAAAACGCTTACTCAAACTCCTGCATCGACGAAACACTCCACTCCGAATGTTCTTAGACAACGCCCATCATTTTCAGGACACAGAACAAATATACTAAAATTTCAACGACGATGTCTTAGTCGACCATTTCATTGTGGTATATTTAGGATGATTTTAAGAAATTTACGTTTAGGGCAGGAATTTGTAACATACAAACCCTGGATTGGCCGTTTTTGCATTCCATCAATTAAAATAATATACCAAAAATTCCCACGCACCCTTCGTACTACAGAGGCTTTAAAAAGTAAAGAGGGAAAAAATCTGTATAACTCATGCAAAATTAAATGCAGCGACGATATACATAGAAAGAGGCAAAATGGTAAAGAGTCCCAAAGAAATTTATCTAAAATATGTATTAGTACAATATGTATTAGCAATAACCACGTccgcaaatttaaaaataaagtagaTACAACTGATAAGAACAAACAGTGCTTGAGATGTCCTTTGATAGATGGAAAAGTTGTGTCAATGCTAAGACGACTCGGAACTACACTCTCCCATGAGAGTTTGCAAGAAAAGCAAACTACTGTAAGTGAATTATTCCCCCGAATTATGAGCCCAACCAAACCTCAACCTCGATGGATTCGTAAGTTGGATGAAGATGAAATTCCACTCAATTTCAATAACGCAATATCGGAAGTGCTACCACAATGTGTTCGAAATcagaaacaaaaaaatcaatatgATGCGAAATGTACGACGGAATTTATGGCTACATTACATGCGAAGCGAAAATTAGCATATCATGTGTCAACTATTAATGATAATAGTCAATACATTTTGTTGCCGGAAGGGCtgagtatttctaaaatttaa
- the phyl gene encoding uncharacterized protein phyl isoform X3: MNGMLYKEKSESQHQLRHFQFIKQTKLYNQRPIAKVCPLRIPTKTLTQTPASTKHSTPNVLRQRPSFSGHRTNILKFQRRCLSRPFHCGIFRMILRNLRLGQEFVTYKPWIGRFCIPSIKIIYQKFPRTLRTTEALKSKEGKNLYNSCKIKCSDDIHRKRQNGKESQRNLSKICISTICISNNHVRKFKNKVDTTDKNKQCLRCPLIDGKVVSMLRRLGTTLSHESLQEKQTTVSELFPRIMSPTKPQPRWIRKLDEDEIPLNFNNAISEVLPQCVRNQKQKNQYDAKCTTEFMATLHAKRKLAYHVSTINDNSQYILLPEGLSISKI, from the coding sequence ATGAATGGCATGCTGTATAAGGAGAAATCAGAAAGTCAACACCAACTAAGACACTTTCAATTTATCAAGCAAACAAAATTATATAATCAACGTCCCATAGCCAAAGTATGCCCATTGCGTATACCAACAAAAACGCTTACTCAAACTCCTGCATCGACGAAACACTCCACTCCGAATGTTCTTAGACAACGCCCATCATTTTCAGGACACAGAACAAATATACTAAAATTTCAACGACGATGTCTTAGTCGACCATTTCATTGTGGTATATTTAGGATGATTTTAAGAAATTTACGTTTAGGGCAGGAATTTGTAACATACAAACCCTGGATTGGCCGTTTTTGCATTCCATCAATTAAAATAATATACCAAAAATTCCCACGCACCCTTCGTACTACAGAGGCTTTAAAAAGTAAAGAGGGAAAAAATCTGTATAACTCATGCAAAATTAAATGCAGCGACGATATACATAGAAAGAGGCAAAATGGTAAAGAGTCCCAAAGAAATTTATCTAAAATATGTATTAGTACAATATGTATTAGCAATAACCACGTccgcaaatttaaaaataaagtagaTACAACTGATAAGAACAAACAGTGCTTGAGATGTCCTTTGATAGATGGAAAAGTTGTGTCAATGCTAAGACGACTCGGAACTACACTCTCCCATGAGAGTTTGCAAGAAAAGCAAACTACTGTAAGTGAATTATTCCCCCGAATTATGAGCCCAACCAAACCTCAACCTCGATGGATTCGTAAGTTGGATGAAGATGAAATTCCACTCAATTTCAATAACGCAATATCGGAAGTGCTACCACAATGTGTTCGAAATcagaaacaaaaaaatcaatatgATGCGAAATGTACGACGGAATTTATGGCTACATTACATGCGAAGCGAAAATTAGCATATCATGTGTCAACTATTAATGATAATAGTCAATACATTTTGTTGCCGGAAGGGCtgagtatttctaaaatttaa